A region of Clostridium acetobutylicum ATCC 824 DNA encodes the following proteins:
- a CDS encoding polysaccharide deacetylase family protein, which translates to MIRNKRKLMKKRAVFVCSIALIVILGTCIIQRNYNKKNVVRANRVIKNTKKNIVKKANIKDNSNLYDCNIDANAPGAVYPWSMEKGSPKKIAYLTFDDGPSINTAKILNILNENNIHATFFLIGKNAEEYPSLAKLEVTDGETVANHTYSHVLNYKEQPKQFVEDINRCDLILKGILGDKYIPKFVRFPGGSFGNKLQPFKDAVAGEGYRYLDWNALNGDAERPNVPVDQLIDNVKKTVEGKKVVVILMHDAGAKTTTVQALPQIIQYLKSQGFSFGKLV; encoded by the coding sequence TTGATAAGAAACAAAAGAAAATTGATGAAAAAAAGGGCAGTATTTGTTTGCTCAATAGCGCTTATAGTTATTTTAGGAACATGTATTATTCAAAGAAATTATAATAAAAAAAATGTTGTAAGGGCTAATAGGGTAATTAAAAATACTAAAAAGAATATAGTTAAAAAAGCTAATATTAAAGATAATAGCAATTTATATGATTGCAATATAGATGCAAATGCACCAGGAGCAGTATATCCTTGGAGCATGGAAAAAGGTAGTCCTAAAAAGATAGCATATTTGACTTTTGATGATGGGCCATCTATAAACACAGCTAAAATATTAAATATATTAAATGAAAATAATATACATGCTACATTTTTTTTGATTGGAAAAAATGCTGAGGAATATCCAAGCCTAGCCAAGCTAGAGGTTACAGATGGGGAAACAGTGGCCAATCATACCTATAGTCATGTTTTAAATTATAAAGAGCAGCCTAAGCAATTTGTTGAAGATATAAACAGATGTGATTTAATACTTAAAGGAATACTTGGTGATAAATATATACCAAAGTTTGTTAGATTTCCAGGCGGATCATTCGGTAACAAGTTGCAGCCATTTAAAGATGCTGTTGCAGGTGAAGGATACAGATATTTGGATTGGAATGCGCTTAATGGAGATGCAGAGAGGCCAAATGTACCTGTAGATCAGTTAATAGATAATGTTAAGAAGACAGTTGAAGGTAAGAAGGTAGTAGTCATATTAATGCACGATGCAGGAGCGAAAACTACAACTGTACAAGCCCTCCCTCAAATAATACAATATTTAAAATCACAGGGATTTTCTTTTGGAAAATTAGTATAA
- a CDS encoding undecaprenyl-diphosphatase, protein MIKFNLDLFHLINNLANKNHMLDSIMIFMSKYVIYIFALILVIEFALGILLKNNYMKKIAIGCVLIIAVDLIIVFILGKIHFVNRPFVFNKVHLLYPHKTTSSFPSDHAVITLCMALGIFKVNKPLGKVMILLSIIVGFSRIYVGHHYPLDVIAGFILAIISSFLLNFISKNTFSKSH, encoded by the coding sequence ATGATAAAATTTAACTTAGACTTATTTCATTTAATAAATAATTTGGCTAACAAAAATCATATGCTGGATAGTATAATGATCTTTATGTCAAAATACGTTATATATATTTTTGCGCTAATACTTGTTATTGAATTTGCCTTGGGCATACTTCTCAAAAATAATTATATGAAAAAAATTGCTATAGGCTGCGTTCTTATAATTGCAGTTGACTTAATTATAGTATTTATATTAGGTAAAATTCATTTCGTTAATAGGCCATTTGTATTCAATAAGGTACATCTACTTTACCCTCATAAAACCACCTCATCCTTTCCTAGTGATCACGCGGTAATAACCTTATGTATGGCTCTTGGTATATTTAAGGTTAACAAACCACTAGGAAAAGTAATGATTTTACTATCAATTATTGTTGGATTTTCAAGGATATATGTAGGACATCACTATCCTCTAGATGTTATTGCAGGATTTATACTTGCCATAATTTCTAGCTTCTTACTAAACTTTATATCAAAGAATACTTTTAGTAAATCTCATTAA
- a CDS encoding valine--tRNA ligase: MKEFDEMAKTYDPKEFEDRIYKWWEEEGFFTPKVDKNKKPYTIMMPPPNITGKLHLGHALDCALQDFMIRAKRMQGYEALWLPGQDHASIATEVRVEKEILKEGLNKKEMGREKFLERVWDWTKEYRERIKGQQKKLGVSADFTRESFTMDEKLNKAVRTVFVKLYEDGLIYQGNRITNWCPKCQTALSDAEIEYKEDQGFFWHIKYPVEGEDSFIEIATTRPETMLGDTAVAVNPKDERYKEFIGKLLVLPLLGRKIPVVADDYVDMEFGTGAVKITPAHDPNDYEVGKRHDLKEIVMLNNDGTIKEGFGKYSGMDRYEARKAIVSDLKEEGYLVKIKEHVHNVGTHDRCGNIIEPMVSKQWYVKMESLAKPAIEAVKAGKTKFVPERFDKIYFNWMENIQDWCISRQLWWGHRIPVWYCKDCGEIIVSEKEPKACSKCNSENLEQDKDVLDTWFSSALWPFSTLGWPDKNEDLEYFYPTDTLVTGYDIIFFWVARMVFSGIYNMGEVPFKHVYIHGLVRDAEGRKMSKSLGNGVDPLDVIDTFGADALRFMLITGNAPGNDIRYKTEKVEAARNFANKIWNASRFVLMNLDKEIMDKYKDLEEYSLADRWILSRCNSLVREVTDNIEKFELGIASQKVYDFMWNEFCDWYIELVKPVMYGEDEKAKGIAYNVLYKVLTVGLQLLHPVMPYITEEIYQHLGGEYKAIAISAWPTYEEKLKNETSENAMNQIIEAIKSIRNVRAEMNVPPSKKAKVMIFTEAENKAAFEMGEHYFEKLAYASSVSFLKSKDEAPENAVSSVTKGAELFMPLLDLIDVTKEIERLSKEKDKLKAEIQRVDKKLSNKGFVDKAPESVVEAERVKGEKYKKMLEAVEERIAALK, from the coding sequence ATGAAAGAATTTGATGAAATGGCAAAAACATATGATCCGAAGGAATTTGAAGATAGAATATATAAATGGTGGGAGGAGGAAGGTTTTTTTACGCCTAAAGTAGATAAAAATAAAAAGCCTTATACAATAATGATGCCTCCTCCAAATATAACGGGAAAACTTCATTTAGGTCATGCACTTGATTGTGCTCTTCAAGATTTTATGATAAGAGCTAAGAGAATGCAGGGATATGAAGCACTATGGCTTCCAGGACAGGATCATGCAAGCATTGCCACAGAAGTAAGGGTGGAAAAAGAGATCCTAAAGGAAGGTCTAAACAAAAAAGAAATGGGAAGAGAAAAATTTCTTGAAAGAGTATGGGATTGGACTAAGGAATACAGAGAGAGAATAAAGGGACAGCAAAAAAAACTTGGTGTTTCAGCTGATTTTACAAGAGAAAGCTTTACTATGGATGAAAAGCTTAATAAGGCTGTAAGAACTGTTTTCGTAAAGCTTTATGAAGATGGTTTAATATATCAAGGAAACAGGATAACTAATTGGTGTCCTAAATGTCAAACAGCTTTATCTGATGCTGAAATAGAGTATAAAGAGGATCAAGGATTCTTCTGGCATATAAAATATCCTGTAGAGGGAGAAGATAGTTTTATTGAAATAGCTACAACTAGACCGGAAACAATGCTTGGAGATACAGCTGTTGCTGTAAATCCAAAGGATGAAAGGTATAAAGAATTTATAGGTAAACTGTTAGTTCTACCTCTTTTAGGTAGAAAAATACCTGTTGTAGCAGATGACTATGTTGATATGGAGTTTGGTACAGGAGCCGTTAAAATAACACCAGCTCATGATCCAAATGATTATGAGGTAGGTAAAAGACATGACCTTAAAGAAATTGTTATGTTAAATAATGATGGAACTATAAAAGAAGGTTTTGGAAAGTATTCAGGAATGGATAGATATGAAGCAAGAAAAGCAATAGTATCGGATTTGAAAGAAGAAGGATATCTTGTAAAAATAAAAGAACATGTTCACAATGTTGGAACTCATGATAGATGTGGAAATATAATCGAGCCAATGGTATCAAAGCAATGGTATGTTAAAATGGAATCCTTAGCTAAACCTGCTATAGAAGCAGTTAAAGCTGGAAAGACTAAATTTGTACCTGAGAGATTTGATAAGATTTACTTTAACTGGATGGAAAACATTCAAGATTGGTGTATTTCAAGACAATTGTGGTGGGGACATAGAATTCCAGTATGGTACTGCAAAGACTGTGGAGAAATAATAGTTTCAGAGAAAGAACCAAAAGCTTGCTCAAAGTGCAATAGTGAAAATTTAGAACAGGATAAGGACGTTTTAGATACTTGGTTCAGTTCTGCTTTATGGCCTTTCTCAACACTCGGATGGCCTGATAAAAATGAGGACTTAGAGTATTTTTATCCTACAGATACACTTGTTACTGGATATGATATAATATTCTTTTGGGTAGCTAGAATGGTATTTTCAGGGATTTATAATATGGGAGAAGTTCCATTCAAACATGTTTATATACATGGACTTGTAAGAGATGCTGAGGGAAGAAAGATGTCAAAATCTCTTGGAAATGGAGTAGATCCATTAGATGTAATAGATACTTTTGGTGCCGATGCTCTTAGATTTATGCTTATAACAGGAAATGCTCCTGGAAATGATATAAGGTATAAGACAGAAAAAGTAGAAGCAGCAAGAAATTTTGCAAATAAGATTTGGAATGCTTCAAGATTTGTTCTTATGAACTTAGACAAAGAAATAATGGATAAATACAAAGATTTAGAGGAATATAGTCTTGCTGATAGGTGGATACTATCAAGATGTAATTCTCTTGTTCGTGAAGTAACAGATAACATAGAAAAATTTGAACTTGGAATAGCATCTCAGAAGGTTTATGATTTTATGTGGAATGAATTCTGTGATTGGTATATTGAGCTTGTAAAACCTGTTATGTATGGAGAGGATGAAAAAGCAAAGGGAATTGCTTATAATGTTCTATACAAGGTTTTAACAGTAGGACTTCAGTTGCTTCATCCCGTAATGCCATATATAACTGAAGAAATCTATCAACATCTCGGCGGTGAGTATAAGGCTATAGCAATTTCAGCATGGCCTACATACGAAGAAAAGTTAAAGAACGAAACTTCAGAAAACGCTATGAATCAAATTATTGAAGCAATAAAATCAATTAGAAATGTAAGAGCTGAAATGAACGTACCTCCGTCAAAGAAAGCTAAGGTTATGATTTTCACAGAAGCTGAAAATAAAGCTGCTTTTGAGATGGGAGAGCATTATTTTGAAAAGCTTGCATACGCTTCTTCTGTAAGTTTCTTGAAATCAAAAGATGAAGCACCAGAAAATGCTGTATCGTCTGTAACAAAGGGAGCTGAACTATTCATGCCTCTTCTTGATTTAATAGATGTGACTAAGGAAATTGAGAGGTTGAGTAAGGAGAAGGATAAGCTTAAGGCAGAAATACAAAGGGTAGATAAAAAGCTTTCAAATAAGGGCTTTGTAGATAAGGCGCCAGAAAGCGTAGTTGAAGCTGAAAGAGTTAAAGGGGAAAAATATAAAAAAATGCTTGAGGCTGTTGAGGAAAGAATAGCAGCACTTAAATAG
- a CDS encoding bifunctional folylpolyglutamate synthase/dihydrofolate synthase yields MNYEEAINYIHGSLKFGINLGLERILRLLEILGNPHKKIKCIHVAGTNGKGSTTAMISQILIEAGYRVGMYTSPYIEEFEERIQINNNNISKYDLCVIIEKVSDAVDKLKCEGIENPTEFEIITAAAFLYFCIKKVDYAVIEVGLGGRFDATNVINPILTVITSISYDHMAILGDTLGKIAYEKAGIIKEKVPLVMYPQHKEAEEVIKRAAHEKEVSIIDVRKGKAEFIDNLLEDNKYFQYIHIKTLRDQYDVKLALLGKHQIINAVTAVMAIETLKNVGVKVAKDHILNGLSKVRWKGRLEVLKSNPLVVVDGAHNSDGILKLKESIGVHFKYKRLILILGILADKEVKKMVELITKDAYKIITVSPHNNRAEDEKELCKMVKVYNNECEAEKDYKRAYEKAISYYKEGDMILICGSLYMIGDMIKLIKR; encoded by the coding sequence TTGAATTACGAAGAAGCTATTAACTATATACATGGTTCTTTAAAATTTGGTATAAATCTTGGACTTGAGAGAATTCTTCGACTTCTTGAAATTTTAGGGAATCCCCATAAAAAAATAAAGTGCATACATGTAGCGGGTACCAATGGAAAAGGATCAACCACAGCAATGATAAGCCAAATTTTAATTGAAGCTGGATATAGGGTTGGAATGTATACCTCTCCATATATAGAAGAATTTGAAGAAAGAATTCAAATAAATAATAATAATATATCAAAGTATGATTTATGCGTTATAATAGAAAAGGTAAGCGATGCAGTAGATAAATTAAAATGCGAAGGAATTGAAAATCCAACTGAATTTGAAATAATAACAGCAGCAGCGTTTTTATATTTTTGTATTAAAAAAGTAGACTATGCAGTAATTGAGGTTGGACTAGGAGGCAGATTTGATGCTACAAATGTTATAAACCCTATCTTAACGGTTATAACTTCAATTAGTTATGATCATATGGCAATTCTAGGTGATACTTTGGGTAAGATAGCTTATGAAAAGGCAGGTATTATTAAGGAGAAGGTCCCTTTAGTTATGTATCCCCAACATAAAGAGGCAGAAGAAGTTATAAAAAGAGCAGCTCATGAAAAAGAAGTAAGTATAATTGACGTTAGGAAAGGTAAAGCTGAATTTATAGATAATTTGCTTGAAGATAATAAATATTTTCAATATATACATATTAAAACCTTAAGAGATCAGTATGATGTGAAGTTAGCTCTTCTTGGAAAGCATCAGATTATCAATGCTGTAACTGCAGTTATGGCTATTGAAACGTTAAAAAATGTAGGAGTAAAGGTAGCAAAAGATCATATTTTAAATGGATTGTCTAAGGTAAGATGGAAAGGAAGACTTGAAGTTCTAAAGAGTAATCCACTTGTTGTTGTAGATGGAGCTCATAATTCAGATGGAATACTAAAGCTTAAAGAAAGTATAGGAGTTCACTTTAAATACAAAAGATTAATACTTATACTTGGAATATTAGCGGATAAAGAAGTAAAAAAGATGGTAGAATTAATAACTAAAGATGCATATAAAATTATAACAGTTTCACCACATAATAATAGAGCAGAAGATGAGAAAGAATTGTGTAAAATGGTCAAGGTATACAATAATGAATGTGAAGCTGAAAAAGATTATAAAAGGGCTTATGAAAAGGCTATTTCCTATTATAAAGAGGGAGATATGATTCTTATATGTGGATCGCTTTATATGATAGGAGATATGATTAAACTTATTAAGAGATAA
- a CDS encoding acyl-CoA dehydratase activase-related protein: MRENLHLGLDVGSTTVKIVILNSNDEIVYSKYERHYSDIKFTIISLITEAYEKFKDENVTVMVTGSGGLSVSEWMDVKFIQEVIACTNTIEKIIPETDVAIELGGEDAKITYFYDNNIDQRMNGTCAGGTGAFIDQMATLLKTDASGLNKLAKEHKCIYPIAARCGVFAKTDVQPLLNEGAAKEDISASIFQAVVNQTISGLACGKPIKGKVAFLGGPLYFLSELRQRFIETLNLKESEVIFPENSQLFVAMGAALSSKGEEIITFRDIKKRLLKLNKSNNDDVSRLAPLFKDEADYNKFKTRHDKNKVKKIDLQEYSGKCFLGIDAGSTTTKAVLISNGGELLYSYYGSNEGSPLNSSIKILKDIYSKLPESAYIANSTVTGYGESLIKAALKIDIGEVETVAHYKAADFFQPGVDFILDIGGQDMKCIRVKEGVISSVTLNEACSSGCGSFIETFAKSLNMDVRDFAKAALMSKNPVDLGSRCTVFMNSKVKQAQKEGAEIGEISAGLSYSVIKNALFKVIKVRNPEDLGKKVIVQGGTFYNDAVLRSFEMISEREVIRPDIAGLMGAFGAAIIAKESLTEGYNTSLLREDELERFKTNTNMRRCGKCANNCLLTVNEFSDGRHFITGNRCERGAGEDIKKNDLPNLYDYKYKKIFGYTPLKKEEAKRGIVGIPRVLNMYENYPFWHTFFTELGFRVELSPRSSKKVYEKGMDTIPSESVCYPAKITHGHIVSLMERGIKFIFYPCVPYEKKEQEGASNHYNCPIVTSYAEVIRNNIDGLRDGDILFKNPFVSLDDKEKLKSRLLEELQEFNLTKVEVNEAVNKAWQEQENLRQDIRKKGEEVLEYLKKTGKKGIVLSGRPYHIDPEINHGIPELINSFDMAVLTEDSIAHLGNVERPLRIVDQWVYHSRLYAAASFIAREDNLELVQLNSFGCGLDAVTTDQVEEILDQYGKIYTLIKIDEGSNLGAIRIRIRSLKAAMGEREKNGVKPERKFENPQRIVFTKEMKKKHTILMPQMAPMHFQFLEMALKSEGYNLVVMPSVDKKCVDEGLKHVNNDACYPSIIVVGQMLEALKSGKYDLNNTSVIISQTGGGCRATNYIGFIRKALKDAGYGNVPVIAISAQKFEKNPGITYGVSTGIKAIKAVLYGDLLMRVLFKVRPYEKVEGSANKLYEKWVDICKKDSQNKKIKTFKKNVRDIVREFDELEINDVKKPKVGLVGEILVKFHPTANNNVVDVIEKEGAEAVMPDLMDFMLYSSYNATFKDRYLHNNKKSKILSNVLIDAIEYFRKPMKKALHESKRFEPPKSIKELADGVSDIVSLGNQTGEGWFLTAEMVELIEGGTENVICMQPFACLPNHVTGKGMIKELKRRYPKANIAAVDFDPGASEVNQLNRIKLMLSTAFKNLEDTNNIELDAASSEIAAVQEKLDI; this comes from the coding sequence ATGAGAGAAAATTTACATTTAGGTTTAGATGTAGGGTCAACTACTGTAAAGATAGTAATTTTAAATAGTAATGATGAAATTGTATATAGTAAATATGAAAGACATTATTCTGATATAAAGTTTACTATCATAAGCCTTATAACTGAAGCTTATGAAAAATTTAAAGATGAAAATGTTACCGTTATGGTAACAGGCTCGGGGGGATTATCTGTTTCTGAATGGATGGATGTTAAATTTATTCAGGAAGTGATAGCTTGTACCAACACTATTGAAAAGATTATTCCAGAGACGGATGTTGCAATAGAACTTGGTGGAGAAGATGCAAAGATAACCTATTTTTATGATAATAATATAGACCAAAGGATGAATGGAACCTGTGCAGGCGGAACTGGAGCCTTCATAGATCAAATGGCCACTCTTTTAAAAACGGATGCTTCTGGATTGAATAAACTTGCTAAAGAGCATAAATGCATATACCCAATTGCTGCAAGATGTGGTGTTTTTGCGAAAACAGATGTTCAGCCACTTTTAAATGAAGGTGCGGCAAAGGAAGATATTTCAGCATCAATATTCCAAGCAGTGGTTAATCAAACCATTAGTGGTCTTGCTTGCGGTAAGCCTATAAAGGGTAAGGTCGCTTTTTTAGGAGGACCTCTTTATTTTTTATCGGAATTAAGACAAAGATTTATTGAGACTTTAAATTTGAAAGAATCTGAAGTGATTTTTCCTGAAAACTCTCAGTTGTTTGTTGCAATGGGAGCTGCATTATCTTCTAAAGGAGAAGAAATAATAACTTTTAGAGATATAAAGAAAAGGCTTCTAAAGCTTAATAAGTCTAATAATGATGATGTAAGTAGATTAGCGCCTCTATTTAAAGATGAAGCTGATTATAATAAATTTAAAACAAGGCATGATAAAAATAAGGTTAAAAAAATAGATTTGCAGGAGTATAGTGGAAAGTGTTTCTTAGGAATAGATGCCGGCTCCACAACTACTAAGGCAGTTCTAATATCTAATGGAGGAGAACTTCTATATTCTTACTATGGAAGTAATGAAGGAAGTCCTTTAAATAGTTCAATAAAGATTCTAAAGGATATATATAGTAAGCTTCCTGAGAGTGCTTATATAGCCAATAGTACAGTTACAGGGTATGGTGAAAGCCTAATAAAGGCAGCATTAAAAATTGATATAGGTGAAGTAGAAACTGTAGCTCATTACAAAGCTGCTGATTTCTTTCAACCAGGTGTGGATTTCATATTAGATATAGGTGGACAAGACATGAAATGTATTAGAGTAAAAGAAGGAGTAATAAGTTCTGTAACTCTAAATGAAGCTTGTTCATCAGGATGTGGCTCTTTTATAGAGACATTTGCAAAATCATTAAATATGGATGTTCGTGACTTTGCGAAGGCCGCACTCATGTCGAAAAATCCTGTTGATTTAGGATCAAGATGTACTGTATTTATGAATTCAAAAGTAAAACAAGCTCAGAAAGAGGGAGCTGAAATAGGAGAAATTTCGGCAGGACTTTCATATTCGGTAATAAAAAATGCTCTCTTTAAGGTTATAAAGGTTAGAAACCCTGAGGATTTGGGAAAAAAGGTAATAGTGCAGGGTGGAACTTTCTATAATGATGCTGTTTTAAGAAGTTTTGAAATGATATCTGAAAGGGAAGTTATAAGACCAGACATTGCAGGTCTTATGGGTGCTTTTGGAGCTGCCATTATAGCGAAGGAGAGCTTAACTGAGGGCTATAATACTTCATTGTTAAGAGAAGACGAACTTGAAAGATTTAAAACAAACACAAATATGCGAAGGTGCGGAAAGTGTGCTAATAACTGTCTTTTAACAGTAAATGAATTTTCAGATGGAAGACATTTTATAACAGGAAATAGATGTGAGAGAGGCGCGGGAGAAGATATTAAAAAGAATGATCTTCCAAACCTATATGATTATAAGTATAAGAAAATTTTTGGATATACTCCACTTAAGAAGGAAGAAGCTAAGAGAGGCATTGTTGGAATACCAAGAGTTTTAAATATGTATGAAAATTATCCTTTTTGGCATACTTTCTTTACAGAGCTTGGCTTTAGGGTTGAGCTTTCACCAAGATCTTCTAAAAAAGTTTATGAAAAAGGAATGGATACAATACCTTCTGAGTCCGTATGTTATCCAGCTAAAATAACACATGGACATATTGTTAGTCTTATGGAAAGAGGTATAAAGTTTATATTTTATCCTTGTGTTCCTTATGAGAAAAAAGAGCAGGAAGGTGCATCTAATCATTACAATTGTCCTATAGTAACATCCTATGCGGAGGTTATAAGAAATAATATAGATGGTCTTAGAGATGGAGACATACTATTTAAAAATCCATTTGTATCCTTGGATGACAAAGAAAAATTGAAATCAAGACTTCTAGAAGAGCTTCAGGAGTTTAATTTAACTAAAGTAGAAGTTAATGAAGCTGTCAATAAAGCATGGCAGGAACAAGAAAATTTAAGGCAGGATATAAGAAAAAAAGGTGAAGAAGTTCTAGAGTATTTAAAGAAGACTGGCAAAAAAGGAATAGTTTTATCAGGGAGACCGTACCATATTGATCCGGAGATAAATCATGGTATACCTGAACTGATAAATAGTTTTGATATGGCTGTATTAACAGAGGATTCTATAGCTCATTTAGGAAATGTTGAAAGACCTTTAAGAATTGTTGACCAGTGGGTATATCACTCAAGGCTTTATGCAGCAGCAAGCTTTATAGCTCGTGAGGACAATTTGGAACTTGTACAACTTAATTCATTTGGCTGTGGACTTGATGCGGTAACAACAGATCAAGTTGAAGAGATACTAGACCAATATGGTAAGATTTACACTCTTATAAAGATAGATGAGGGAAGCAATCTAGGAGCTATAAGAATAAGAATAAGATCACTTAAAGCTGCCATGGGTGAAAGAGAAAAAAATGGTGTAAAACCAGAAAGAAAATTTGAAAATCCACAGAGAATAGTATTTACTAAGGAAATGAAAAAGAAACATACAATCTTAATGCCACAAATGGCGCCTATGCACTTCCAATTTTTAGAGATGGCACTTAAGAGTGAGGGATATAATCTGGTTGTTATGCCTTCTGTAGACAAAAAGTGTGTGGATGAAGGACTTAAGCATGTAAATAACGATGCTTGTTATCCTTCTATAATAGTAGTTGGGCAAATGCTAGAGGCATTAAAGTCAGGAAAATATGATCTTAATAATACATCTGTTATTATTTCGCAAACCGGTGGAGGTTGCAGAGCAACTAACTATATAGGCTTTATAAGAAAAGCTTTAAAGGATGCAGGCTATGGAAATGTACCTGTAATAGCAATAAGTGCTCAGAAATTTGAAAAAAATCCTGGAATAACATATGGTGTGTCTACTGGTATAAAGGCTATAAAAGCAGTCCTTTATGGGGATCTTTTAATGAGAGTTCTCTTTAAGGTTAGACCTTATGAGAAGGTTGAAGGTTCTGCAAATAAACTTTACGAAAAATGGGTTGATATATGTAAGAAGGATTCTCAAAACAAAAAAATTAAAACCTTTAAGAAAAATGTTAGAGATATAGTTAGAGAGTTTGATGAATTAGAAATAAATGATGTAAAGAAACCTAAGGTTGGTCTTGTAGGAGAAATTTTAGTTAAATTCCATCCAACTGCTAATAATAACGTGGTAGATGTTATAGAAAAAGAAGGAGCAGAAGCTGTAATGCCAGATTTAATGGATTTTATGCTTTACAGTTCATATAATGCTACTTTTAAAGATAGATATCTTCATAATAATAAGAAATCAAAGATTCTTTCTAATGTATTGATAGATGCAATAGAGTATTTTAGAAAGCCTATGAAGAAGGCTCTTCATGAAAGCAAAAGATTTGAGCCTCCAAAATCTATTAAAGAATTAGCAGATGGTGTATCAGATATAGTTTCTTTAGGAAATCAAACAGGTGAAGGATGGTTTCTAACAGCGGAGATGGTAGAGTTAATAGAAGGTGGAACTGAAAATGTAATATGTATGCAGCCTTTTGCATGTTTACCAAACCATGTTACAGGTAAGGGAATGATAAAAGAGCTTAAAAGAAGGTATCCTAAAGCTAATATAGCAGCCGTAGACTTTGATCCTGGTGCTAGTGAAGTTAATCAATTAAATAGGATAAAGCTTATGTTATCTACTGCATTTAAAAATTTAGAAGACACAAATAATATAGAACTTGATGCGGCTTCTAGTGAAATTGCTGCAGTTCAAGAAAAATTGGATATTTAG
- a CDS encoding tetratricopeptide repeat protein encodes MIYFNKATDYYNKKDYKRALSMYKKALELKENESASLYNSAVCLIKLKEYEKAIPFIKSAINKKIDSRYFFNLGYCYAMIRDKKKALMYFNRAWALNYEDSDCEKAITLILNGYKKFSF; translated from the coding sequence ATGATATATTTTAATAAAGCTACAGATTACTACAACAAAAAAGATTATAAAAGAGCTCTTTCTATGTATAAAAAAGCCTTAGAATTAAAAGAAAACGAATCTGCTTCACTATATAATTCTGCGGTATGCCTTATAAAATTAAAGGAATATGAAAAAGCTATACCTTTTATAAAGTCCGCAATTAATAAAAAAATAGATAGCAGATACTTCTTTAACCTTGGTTACTGCTATGCTATGATACGAGATAAGAAAAAAGCTTTAATGTATTTCAACAGAGCTTGGGCTCTTAACTACGAAGACTCTGATTGTGAAAAAGCTATAACACTTATTTTAAATGGTTATAAGAAGTTTTCATTTTAG
- a CDS encoding serine/threonine-protein kinase RIO2 gives MKHKKHKNTIIKLEECTFLGKGHSGSVYLMPDNRVVKIFKNPTSCKEEYSILRRLKDNPYFPKPYEFHNHYMIREYIDGINIDDYIKQNGASEKLMLKLIYFLEYIKNAGFKKVDARFVHVFIQDNGALRVIDPRHSFSKKLKVPYHLLSDLKSAGCINLFWKVLKLERPDLYKAWH, from the coding sequence TTGAAGCATAAAAAACACAAAAATACTATAATAAAGCTAGAAGAGTGTACATTTCTAGGAAAAGGTCATAGTGGAAGTGTGTACTTAATGCCTGATAATAGAGTTGTAAAGATTTTTAAAAATCCAACTTCCTGCAAAGAAGAATACTCTATATTAAGAAGACTTAAAGATAATCCATATTTTCCAAAACCCTACGAATTTCATAATCATTACATGATAAGAGAATACATCGATGGAATAAATATAGATGACTATATCAAACAAAATGGTGCCTCAGAAAAATTAATGCTAAAACTTATTTATTTTCTCGAATATATAAAAAATGCAGGGTTTAAAAAGGTTGACGCAAGATTTGTACATGTATTTATTCAAGACAACGGTGCTTTAAGAGTAATAGATCCTAGGCACAGTTTTAGTAAAAAGTTAAAAGTACCATACCATTTATTATCCGATTTAAAATCCGCAGGATGCATTAATTTATTTTGGAAAGTTCTAAAACTGGAGAGACCAGATTTATATAAAGCATGGCATTAA